A single window of Oerskovia paurometabola DNA harbors:
- a CDS encoding MFS transporter yields the protein MTPASRAGGDDGIAALVPAPLAVPPSVRRARRSATAAYAAQGFGFAVMLTNVPTYERYLGIGPDVITLVILGVCVCAATGSALSGWLAARFGSARVVTGGLLVAAAGILAVGLSAGGGLLATFFLAFAVYGLALGSVDASTSMQGIDVQRAYGRSLIAAFFAANAAGGVVGSLAVSGAAALGLALPVSLALVAGVVTVAVLVLRAGLLSRTAAVAVAGSSGGPAAGSGSQLPDGVAPAAGSAGGSAVTGQGEAGVGAAAAAGARGATGMVGAGTVIVLGIAMLAFPVADSAVSSWGATFLQGVLGASAVVGPLGFGAYQATLICSRLLGDRAVERWGRVRVVALGGAVGVVGLGLVAVSPVWPLAVLGFAATGLGLGVVAPMAFSAAGDRAAEAVAGAGAGAGATVGAAGPSTDLPTVEDATDRAVARLNVFTYVGAVLGGAMTGVFATTDALRAGFGVLAVLALATVLLAGRFREASLPEDLSEPA from the coding sequence ATGACCCCCGCGTCCCGGGCAGGGGGGGACGACGGCATCGCGGCCCTCGTCCCTGCGCCTCTCGCCGTCCCCCCGTCCGTCCGGCGCGCCCGCCGCAGCGCCACGGCCGCGTACGCGGCGCAGGGCTTCGGGTTCGCCGTGATGCTGACCAACGTCCCGACGTACGAGCGCTACCTCGGCATCGGCCCCGACGTCATCACGCTCGTGATCCTCGGCGTCTGCGTGTGCGCGGCGACGGGCAGCGCGCTGTCGGGGTGGCTCGCGGCCCGGTTCGGGTCGGCGCGCGTCGTGACGGGCGGGCTCCTCGTCGCGGCGGCGGGGATCCTCGCGGTCGGGCTGAGCGCCGGGGGCGGGCTGCTCGCGACCTTCTTCCTCGCGTTCGCGGTGTACGGTCTCGCGCTCGGGTCCGTCGACGCGTCGACGTCCATGCAGGGCATCGACGTGCAGCGCGCCTACGGGCGCAGCCTCATCGCGGCGTTCTTCGCGGCCAACGCGGCGGGCGGGGTCGTCGGTTCGCTCGCGGTCTCGGGGGCTGCGGCCCTGGGGCTCGCGCTGCCCGTGTCGCTCGCTCTCGTGGCGGGGGTGGTCACGGTGGCGGTGCTCGTGCTGCGGGCGGGGCTGCTCTCGCGGACCGCGGCGGTCGCGGTCGCGGGGTCCTCCGGGGGGCCTGCGGCGGGGAGCGGGAGCCAGCTGCCCGACGGCGTCGCTCCCGCCGCCGGGTCGGCCGGCGGGTCCGCGGTGACCGGCCAGGGCGAGGCGGGGGTCGGCGCTGCCGCTGCGGCCGGCGCTCGGGGCGCGACCGGCATGGTGGGCGCCGGGACCGTGATCGTGCTGGGCATCGCGATGCTGGCCTTCCCCGTCGCGGACTCCGCGGTCTCGAGCTGGGGCGCGACGTTCCTGCAGGGCGTGCTCGGGGCGAGCGCCGTCGTCGGGCCGCTGGGCTTCGGCGCCTACCAGGCGACCCTCATCTGCTCACGGCTCCTGGGAGACCGGGCGGTCGAACGCTGGGGGCGCGTGCGGGTCGTGGCGCTCGGAGGCGCCGTGGGCGTCGTGGGGCTCGGGCTCGTCGCGGTCTCGCCCGTGTGGCCGCTCGCGGTGCTGGGGTTCGCCGCGACCGGGCTGGGGCTCGGGGTCGTGGCGCCCATGGCGTTCTCGGCCGCGGGCGACCGGGCGGCGGAGGCCGTCGCGGGGGCCGGTGCTGGGGCCGGTGCGACGGTCGGTGCCGCGGGGCCGAGCACGGACCTCCCGACGGTCGAGGACGCGACCGACCGCGCGGTGGCCAGGCTCAACGTCTTCACGTACGTCGGCGCGGTGCTCGGCGGCGCGATGACCGGGGTCTTCGCGACGACCGACGCGCTGCGCGCAGGGTTCGGGGTGCTGGCCGTGCTGGCGCTCGCGACGGTGCTGCTCGCGGGGAGGTTCCGCGAGGCGTCGCTGCCGGAGGACCTGTCAGAACCAGCGTGA
- a CDS encoding winged helix-turn-helix domain-containing protein, translating into MSEPVAGAAAPVPVAGGAARGAHAPTADLPTAGDSVAERDADARALASTLRVRILRICLDEPRTNKEIAQVLGKNPATTLHHVRTLVARGFLAAQPERTGARGAREVPYLATGRSWTADLGPGGHRVLLDAFLEELAVADPATVDMGRLGLRLDAEGRDELSRRLNEVLEDFRQREPVADGEPWSVFVAIHHDTSRDPRPSA; encoded by the coding sequence GTGTCCGAGCCCGTGGCCGGCGCGGCGGCGCCAGTTCCTGTGGCCGGCGGTGCCGCGCGCGGTGCGCACGCGCCGACTGCCGACCTGCCGACGGCTGGCGACTCGGTCGCCGAGCGGGACGCCGACGCGCGCGCTCTGGCGTCGACGCTCCGGGTGCGGATCCTGCGCATCTGCCTCGACGAACCGCGGACCAACAAGGAGATCGCCCAGGTGCTCGGCAAGAACCCGGCGACGACGCTCCATCACGTCCGCACGCTCGTCGCGCGGGGGTTTCTCGCGGCGCAGCCCGAGCGCACGGGGGCGCGGGGGGCGCGGGAGGTGCCGTACCTCGCGACGGGCAGGTCGTGGACCGCGGACCTGGGGCCGGGTGGTCACCGCGTGCTGCTCGACGCGTTCCTGGAGGAGCTGGCCGTGGCTGATCCTGCGACCGTCGACATGGGGCGGCTCGGCCTGCGGCTCGACGCCGAGGGGCGGGACGAGCTCTCGCGACGCCTCAACGAGGTCCTCGAGGACTTCCGGCAGCGTGAGCCGGTGGCCGACGGCGAGCCGTGGTCGGTGTTCGTCGCGATCCACCACGACACGAGCCGCGACCCGCGCCCGAGTGCATGA
- a CDS encoding exodeoxyribonuclease III: MLTIATANVNGIRAAYRRGMDAWVASRTPDVMLLQEVRAPDEILNELVGEDWHIAHQACDIKGRAGVAVASRLPVTAVRVGLGKGEPEPPVDTGRWVEADLELPSGERLTVVSTYIHSGTAGTPKMDEKYAYLEKVTERLRELSAAGGLAVVAGDVNIAHKNVDIKNWKGNQKSAGFLPEERDYLDTWFDELGWVDLGRKHGGEGPGPFTWWSWRGQAFVNDSGWRIDYQLATPALAERAVKVEVDRADDYESRWSDHAALVATYDL; encoded by the coding sequence GTGCTCACGATCGCTACAGCCAATGTCAACGGGATCCGCGCCGCCTACCGCCGGGGGATGGACGCCTGGGTCGCGTCGCGCACCCCGGACGTCATGCTGCTGCAGGAGGTCCGCGCGCCTGACGAGATCCTGAACGAGCTCGTGGGCGAGGACTGGCACATCGCGCACCAGGCGTGCGACATCAAGGGCCGGGCCGGTGTCGCGGTCGCTTCGCGCCTGCCCGTGACGGCAGTGCGCGTCGGGCTGGGCAAGGGCGAGCCTGAGCCTCCGGTCGACACGGGCCGCTGGGTCGAGGCCGACCTCGAGCTGCCGTCGGGCGAGAGGCTCACGGTCGTCTCGACGTACATCCACTCGGGCACCGCGGGCACGCCCAAGATGGACGAGAAGTACGCCTACCTCGAGAAGGTCACCGAGCGCCTGCGCGAGCTCTCCGCAGCGGGCGGTCTCGCGGTCGTCGCGGGCGACGTGAACATCGCGCACAAGAACGTCGACATCAAGAACTGGAAGGGCAACCAGAAGTCGGCCGGCTTCCTCCCCGAGGAGCGTGACTACCTGGACACCTGGTTCGACGAGCTCGGCTGGGTCGACCTCGGTCGCAAGCACGGCGGCGAGGGCCCCGGGCCGTTCACCTGGTGGTCGTGGCGCGGGCAGGCGTTCGTCAACGACTCGGGGTGGCGCATCGACTACCAGCTCGCGACGCCCGCGCTCGCCGAGCGCGCGGTCAAGGTCGAGGTCGACCGCGCCGACGACTACGAGAGCCGCTGGAGCGACCATGCCGCGCTGGTCGCGACGTACGACCTCTGA
- a CDS encoding MFS transporter — translation MTPDEPAPSTTAPPRSLVHHRDFRHLWGGDALGQLGAQLTGFVLPIFAVSHLHASEWQMGALNAAETAAFLLLSLPAGAWVDRMRKRRVLVTADLARAAILSAVVVAALTGHASMGLLIGAAVVISTFSLFFDVAHQSYVPGLVGLDHVVEGNSKLQATQSVAMIAGPAIGGVALRVLSAPLVMVATVCTYLASALAVSRIRHHEDLPDPAARRPLRTEIAEGLRFVASEPLLRRILACTSLGNLGGAIGNAVVVIFALRTLDVGTATYGVVLSASAAGGLLGAVLADRAARWVGPARVIPASAVFTGVSYAITPAAAWVAATGAADALVAVVLVVGGFVFNLAVVVYNVAQVSFRQRLCPPALLGRMNASARFLVWGPLPIGGLLGGWIGTVWGVAPALWVGALVMSLGALPVLLSPLSRMSELPVPARD, via the coding sequence ATGACGCCCGACGAGCCCGCGCCGAGCACCACTGCTCCCCCGCGCAGCCTGGTCCACCATCGCGACTTCCGGCACCTGTGGGGCGGGGACGCGCTGGGCCAGCTCGGCGCCCAGCTCACGGGGTTCGTCCTGCCGATCTTCGCCGTGTCCCACCTGCACGCGAGCGAGTGGCAGATGGGCGCCCTCAACGCCGCCGAGACCGCGGCCTTCCTCCTGCTCAGCCTGCCCGCGGGTGCCTGGGTCGACCGGATGCGCAAGCGCCGGGTCCTCGTCACCGCCGACCTCGCGCGTGCCGCGATCCTCTCGGCCGTGGTCGTCGCCGCCCTGACCGGCCACGCGAGCATGGGACTGCTCATCGGCGCGGCCGTCGTCATCAGCACGTTCAGCCTCTTCTTCGACGTCGCGCACCAGAGCTACGTACCCGGCCTCGTCGGGCTCGACCACGTCGTCGAAGGAAACTCCAAGCTCCAGGCGACCCAGTCCGTCGCGATGATCGCCGGACCCGCGATCGGCGGCGTCGCGCTGCGCGTGCTGTCCGCACCGCTCGTCATGGTCGCGACCGTCTGCACCTATCTCGCGAGCGCGCTCGCCGTCTCGCGGATCCGCCACCACGAGGACCTCCCCGACCCGGCGGCACGACGCCCCCTGCGCACCGAGATCGCCGAAGGGCTCCGCTTCGTCGCGAGCGAGCCCCTGCTCCGCCGCATCCTCGCGTGCACGTCGCTCGGCAACCTGGGCGGCGCGATCGGCAACGCGGTCGTGGTGATCTTCGCGCTGCGCACGCTCGACGTCGGGACGGCGACCTACGGCGTCGTGCTGTCGGCGAGCGCGGCCGGCGGGCTGCTCGGTGCGGTCCTCGCCGACCGGGCGGCACGGTGGGTCGGCCCGGCGCGGGTCATCCCCGCCTCAGCGGTGTTCACCGGGGTCTCGTACGCGATCACGCCCGCGGCAGCCTGGGTGGCGGCCACGGGCGCCGCCGATGCACTCGTAGCGGTCGTGCTCGTCGTCGGGGGCTTCGTGTTCAACCTCGCCGTCGTCGTCTACAACGTCGCGCAGGTGAGCTTCCGCCAGCGGCTCTGCCCGCCCGCGCTGCTGGGGCGCATGAACGCCTCGGCCCGGTTCCTCGTGTGGGGCCCCCTCCCGATCGGCGGACTGCTCGGCGGGTGGATCGGGACCGTGTGGGGCGTGGCGCCCGCCCTGTGGGTCGGGGCGCTCGTCATGTCGCTCGGGGCACTGCCCGTGCTGCTGTCACCGTTGTCCCGCATGAGCGAGCTGCCCGTCCCGGCCCGCGACTGA